One Cyprinus carpio isolate SPL01 chromosome A16, ASM1834038v1, whole genome shotgun sequence genomic region harbors:
- the ubxn11 gene encoding UBX domain-containing protein 11 isoform X2 yields the protein MSSPLSTLRKNKRAPLPDIQSDGERKPYKERSDNEYEAKLFREVFPQNQPVPHITNNLSTVRSKVMQKKAAKEAPPSDFELMSSMMQKIIQLERKVKTQAVDIEHKARRIAVLEEKLNLLQEAKAKSTSNGNKDEELVKLCLELQNQVWEMEKFLNDYGMIWVGRYEEREQANSHLPGATNARRSFRMNYDLVLQNIQELNMVAGEGESHVTAVPGGAKLTQQSSIPLWLYKNGIVMFSGPFRSYQDPRTQEFIQDLVDGFFPSELQERFPNGVPFQVSDKRDEEFIVRQPGTVFPGRGQTIDGAGRHSVYSSEQTSSTAPKQSQIPGKKLSMEQFLRKLPETVVKEGKVISIRDSIKTHLLGFPDGGKSHSVTTVETSALQALRERETDSSLSAQDVATLRLKSEDGMETFIMRMYFTETIGDLRHYLDLKRGPGAALYDIISAFPQRCYSDDTQTLLSCGLTPNAALLLRPQASSHRQCGDTENNNRQLIVK from the exons GGAAAGAAAGCCTTACAAAGAAAGGTCAGACAATG AATATGAAGCTAAATTATTCAGAGAGGTTTTTCCACAAAACCAGCCAGTGCCACACATCACAAACAATCTTTCCACTGTTAGATCAAAGGTCATGCAAAAGAAAGCGGCAAAAGAAG CTCCGCCGAGTGATTTTGAACTTATGTCAAGCATGATGCAGAAGATCATTCAGCTTGAGAGAAAGGTGAAAACTCAGGCTGTGGATATTGAGCATAAG GCAAGAAGAATAGCAGTTCTGGAAGAGAAACTGAATCTTTTGCAAGAGGCAAAAg CGAAATCTACAAGTAATGGGAACAAAGATGAAGAACTGGTTAAATTGTGCCTTGAGCTTCAAAACCAAGTGTGGGAAATGGAG AAGTTTCTGAATGATTATGGGATGATCTGGGTTGGACGTTATGAAGAACGTGAGCAGGCCAACAGCCATCTTCCTGGAGCAACTAATGCACGCAGGAGTTTCAGGATGAACTATGACCTGGTCCTGCAGAACATCCAGGAACTGAACATGGTAGCAGGGGAAGGGGAGTCCCATGTGACCGCTGTCCCTGGTGGGGCCAAACTTACCCAGCAGTCTTCCATACCTCTTTGGCTCTACAAAAATGGCATTGTCATGTTCAGTGGTCCATTCCGCTCCTATCAAGACCCTCGCACACAG GAATTCATACAAGACTTGGTGGATGGTTTTTTTCCTTCTGAGCTTCAGGAAAGGTTTCCTAATGGTGTGCCCTTCCAG GTTAGTGACAAACGGGACGAGGAGTTCATAGTTAGGCAACCAGGGACTGTGTTTCCTGGAAGAGGGCAAACTATAGATGGAGCAGGAAGGCATTCAGTGTACAGTTCTGAGCAGACCAGCTCCACAGCTCCAAAACAGAGTCAGATACCAG GCAAAAAGCTGTCCATGGAACAGTTCTTGCGGAAGCTCCCAGAGACTGTGGTGAAGGAAGGCAAAGTGATCAGTATACGTGACTCAATCAAGACTCATCTACTG ggCTTTCCTGATGGTGGCAAAAGTCACTCGGTGACTACTGTGGAAACATCTGCCCTGCAGGCCTTGAGAGAACG TGAGACAGACTCTTCACTATCAGCACAAGACGTCGCTACACTACGACTGAAGTCTGAGGATGGCATGGAGACATTTATCATGAGAATGTACTTCACTGAGACCATTGGAGATCTCCGTCACTACTTGGACCTGAAAAG AGGACCGGGTGCTGCACTATATGACATCATTAGTGCATTTCCACAGCGGTGCTACAGTGATGACACCCAGACGCTGCTGTCCTGTGGTCTGACTCCAAATGCAGCGCTGCTCCTGCGTCCACAAGCTTCATCTCACAGACAGTGTGGAGACACAGAGAACAACAACCGTCAACTCATTGTAAAATAA
- the ubxn11 gene encoding UBX domain-containing protein 11 isoform X1 produces MAPPSDFELMSSMMQKIIQLERKVKTQAVDIEHKARRIAVLEEKLNLLQEAKAKSTSNGNKDEELVKLCLELQNQVWEMEKFLNDYGMIWVGRYEEREQANSHLPGATNARRSFRMNYDLVLQNIQELNMVAGEGESHVTAVPGGAKLTQQSSIPLWLYKNGIVMFSGPFRSYQDPRTQEFIQDLVDGFFPSELQERFPNGVPFQVSDKRDEEFIVRQPGTVFPGRGQTIDGAGRHSVYSSEQTSSTAPKQSQIPGKKLSMEQFLRKLPETVVKEGKVISIRDSIKTHLLGFPDGGKSHSVTTVETSALQALRERETDSSLSAQDVATLRLKSEDGMETFIMRMYFTETIGDLRHYLDLKRGPGAALYDIISAFPQRCYSDDTQTLLSCGLTPNAALLLRPQASSHRQCGDTENNNRQLIVK; encoded by the exons CTCCGCCGAGTGATTTTGAACTTATGTCAAGCATGATGCAGAAGATCATTCAGCTTGAGAGAAAGGTGAAAACTCAGGCTGTGGATATTGAGCATAAG GCAAGAAGAATAGCAGTTCTGGAAGAGAAACTGAATCTTTTGCAAGAGGCAAAAg CGAAATCTACAAGTAATGGGAACAAAGATGAAGAACTGGTTAAATTGTGCCTTGAGCTTCAAAACCAAGTGTGGGAAATGGAG AAGTTTCTGAATGATTATGGGATGATCTGGGTTGGACGTTATGAAGAACGTGAGCAGGCCAACAGCCATCTTCCTGGAGCAACTAATGCACGCAGGAGTTTCAGGATGAACTATGACCTGGTCCTGCAGAACATCCAGGAACTGAACATGGTAGCAGGGGAAGGGGAGTCCCATGTGACCGCTGTCCCTGGTGGGGCCAAACTTACCCAGCAGTCTTCCATACCTCTTTGGCTCTACAAAAATGGCATTGTCATGTTCAGTGGTCCATTCCGCTCCTATCAAGACCCTCGCACACAG GAATTCATACAAGACTTGGTGGATGGTTTTTTTCCTTCTGAGCTTCAGGAAAGGTTTCCTAATGGTGTGCCCTTCCAG GTTAGTGACAAACGGGACGAGGAGTTCATAGTTAGGCAACCAGGGACTGTGTTTCCTGGAAGAGGGCAAACTATAGATGGAGCAGGAAGGCATTCAGTGTACAGTTCTGAGCAGACCAGCTCCACAGCTCCAAAACAGAGTCAGATACCAG GCAAAAAGCTGTCCATGGAACAGTTCTTGCGGAAGCTCCCAGAGACTGTGGTGAAGGAAGGCAAAGTGATCAGTATACGTGACTCAATCAAGACTCATCTACTG ggCTTTCCTGATGGTGGCAAAAGTCACTCGGTGACTACTGTGGAAACATCTGCCCTGCAGGCCTTGAGAGAACG TGAGACAGACTCTTCACTATCAGCACAAGACGTCGCTACACTACGACTGAAGTCTGAGGATGGCATGGAGACATTTATCATGAGAATGTACTTCACTGAGACCATTGGAGATCTCCGTCACTACTTGGACCTGAAAAG AGGACCGGGTGCTGCACTATATGACATCATTAGTGCATTTCCACAGCGGTGCTACAGTGATGACACCCAGACGCTGCTGTCCTGTGGTCTGACTCCAAATGCAGCGCTGCTCCTGCGTCCACAAGCTTCATCTCACAGACAGTGTGGAGACACAGAGAACAACAACCGTCAACTCATTGTAAAATAA
- the LOC109106054 gene encoding centrosomal protein of 85 kDa-like isoform X2 yields MTTSQKYQNPKLAGHSDTEWLTPALSEKFQSRFGWRPNTADSGDTGLGTSEDICSTSSSPSFQPSRSQIPIPTAHVMPSTAGTLASKLKPRASEEARASSSSSSSKSSLPKSASSPNLDAQHDGNLDAAAVKPDCLSRYRSLVNGFDHSLFPSGDQTRLDEAQKFDVPAMEPTLNQSALLGGLCHDVRQQLQMTGLADNTGLLEQTYKVLPEARAGLTCPVDPNGQRNIHPGSGGSARMFSVPQGLQTQALLRDQANTGAYDPLLQERCCELASWQQQKQKLESLRLQVEQMQLMTGGSGQYSSLYPATSHTENSKWDAVIKANENLLKEKELTIERQKQQMSLLEQRLRESELQVHSALMERGAPYTDVCLLRLQEAQRENAFLRAQFAERSDCYTREKLEADHRLGAVEAEMQHLNEVLKESSEKHTEELKKQEERIRSRDKHINSLKKKCQKESEQNREKQQRIETLERYLADLPTMEDYQAQHKKLKEAEERADQLQATIRDLEAQLEEARSVVRNKETQLEEQRRKERELLTTVTSLQNRVQESLEDGVRLPSLDIEKLREENTTLKDEHLRLKKVIEKQLRIMEQLGSQIRTLEEHLSQEECSSQALREEVTEKEESLLQLRTAMKELSVQNQELMEHNLTLQERLQGEEAPCGPGLLPVGARLTQKLYGEMAACLCDLRSLCNILTQRAQGHDPNLSMLLGIASAPSAVGEQWEDWLSPEGLQKKLQEAQQLRRDVEELRTTVSDRYAQDMGENCITQ; encoded by the exons ATGACCACTTCACAGAAATACCAGAACCCCAAACTCGCAG GACACTCGGACACAGAATGGCTGACACCTGCTTTGTCTGAGAAGTTCCAGAGCCGTTTTGGATGGCGGCCCAACACAGCGGACAGTGGGGACACGGGACTGGGTACCTCTGAAG ATATCTGCAGCACTAGTAGCAGTCCCTCTTTCCAGCCCAGCCGCAGTCAGATCCCCATCCCCACTGCCCATGTCATGCCCTCCACCGCCGGAACTCTGGCCTCTAAGCTCAAGCCACGTGCTTCTGAAGAGGCCCGGGCATCCTCCAGCTCTTCCAGCTCCAAGTCATCCCTCCCCAAATCTGCATCCTCCCCCAACCTGGACGCTCAGCACGATGGAAATTTAGATGCAGCTGCGGTCAAGCCTGATTGCCTGAGCCGATACCGCAGCCTAGTTAATGGCTTCGATCACTCGCTCTTTCCATCTGGAGATCAGACGCGGCTGGATGAAGCCCAGAAGTTTGATGTACCTGCCATGGAGCCAACGCTTAATCAGTCGGCTCTGCTTGGGGGACTTTGCCATGATGTACGGCAGCAGCTGCAGATGACCGGGCTTGCAGACAATACAGGCTTGCTAGAACAGACCTATAAAGTCCTACCAGAGGCTAGGGCAGGTCTCACCTGTCCCGTAGACCCAAATGGCCAAAGGAACATTCATCCAGGGTCCGGTGGCTCTGCCAGGATGTTTTCAGTACCTCAGGGCCTGCAGACTCAGGCTCTCCTGAGGGACCAGGCCAACACAGGAGCTTATGATCCACTACTGCAGGAACGCTGTTGTGAACTGGCCAGCTGGCAGCAGCAGAAGCAGAAACTCGAGAGTCTGCGGCTACAGGTGGAACAAATGCAG TTAATGACAGGAGGAAGTGGACAGTATTCATCTCTCTATCCAGCAACCTCTCACACGGAGAACAGCAAGTGGGATGCTGTCATTAAAGCCAATGAGAACTTGCTAAAAGAGAAAGAACTTACCATTGAAAG acagaagcagcagatgtCGCTGCTGGAACAGCGTCTCAGAGAGAGTGAGCTGCAGGTGCACAGTGCCCTCATGGAACGTGGAGCCCCTTACACTGATGTGTGTCTGTTAAGACTGCAG GAAGCCCAACGAGAAAATGCTTTTTTGCGAGCCCAGTTTGCAGAGCGCAGTGACTGCTATACCAGAGAGAAGCTAGAAGCAGACCACAGACTGGGTGCAGTGGAAGCAGAGATGCAACATCTGAATGAGGTCTTGAAAGAGAGCAGTGAAAAACATACAGAAGAGCTAAAGAAACAAGAGGAGAGG ATCCGAAGTCGAGACAAGCATATCAACAGCTTGAAAAAGAAGTGTCAGAAGGAGTCAGAGcagaacagagaaaaacagcagCGGATTGAGACACTCGAGCGATATCTGGCTGACCTTCCCACCATGGAAGACTACCAAGCCCAGCACAAAAAG CTGAAGGAGGCAGAAGAGAGGGCAGATCAGTTGCAAGCCACCATCAGAGACCTGGAAGCACAACTGGAGGAAGCCCGCAGTGTTGTGCGCAACAAAGAAACCCAACTGGAAGAACAGCGACGCAAGGAGAGAGAACTGCTTACAACAGTCACCAG TCTCCAGAACAGAGTGCAGGAGAGCCTTGAAGACGGAGTGAGATTGCCTTCTCTTGACATAGAGAAGCTACGAGAAGAAAACACTACCTTGAAAGATGAGCACCTGCGactcaaaaag GTCATTGAAAAGCAACTCAGGATAATGGAGCAGCTTGGCTCACAGATCAGG ACTCTGGAGGAGCATCTCTCTCAGGAGGAGTGCAGTAGTCAGGCGCTGCGAGAGGAGgtgacagagaaagaggagagtCTGCTGCAGTTACGCACTGCTATGAAAGAG CTCTCAGTGCAGAACCAGGAACTGATGGAACATAATCTGACACTTCAAGAGCGTCTTCAGGGTGAGGAGGCGCCATGTGGCCCTGGTTTGCTCCCTGTGGGAGCCCGGCTCACCCAGAAGCTGTATGGAGAGATGGCCGCCTGTCTGTGTGACCTCCGCTCCCTCTGCAACATCCTCACCCAGCGGGCTCAAGGTCATGACCCAAACCTCTCCATGCTGCTCGGCATTGCCT CAGCTCCCTCTGCAGTAGGAGAGCAGTGGGAGGACTGGCTGAGCCCCGAGGGGCTGCAGAAGAAGCTGCAGGAAGCTCAGCAGCTCCGTCGAGACGTCGAGGAACTGAGAACCACAGTCTCTGACCGCTACGCTCAGGATATGGGAGAAAACTGCATCACTCAGTGA
- the LOC109106054 gene encoding centrosomal protein of 85 kDa-like isoform X3 encodes MTTSQKYQNPKLAAGHSDTEWLTPALSEKFQSRFGWRPNTADSGDTGLGTSEDICSTSSSPSFQPSRSQIPIPTAHVMPSTAGTLASKLKPRASEEARASSSSSSSKSSLPKSASSPNLDAQHDGNLDAAAVKPDCLSRYRSLVNGFDHSLFPSGDQTRLDEAQKFDVPAMEPTLNQSALLGGLCHDVRQQLQMTGLADNTGLLEQTYKVLPEARAGLTCPVDPNGQRNIHPGSGGSARMFSVPQGLQTQALLRDQANTGAYDPLLQERCCELASWQQQKQKLESLRLQVEQMQLMTGGSGQYSSLYPATSHTENSKWDAVIKANENLLKEKELTIERQKQQMSLLEQRLRESELQVHSALMERGAPYTDVCLLRLQEAQRENAFLRAQFAERSDCYTREKLEADHRLGAVEAEMQHLNEVLKESSEKHTEELKKQEERIRSRDKHINSLKKKCQKESEQNREKQQRIETLERYLADLPTMEDYQAQHKKLKEAEERADQLQATIRDLEAQLEEARSVVRNKETQLEEQRRKERELLTTVTSLQNRVQESLEDGVRLPSLDIEKLREENTTLKDEHLRLKKVIEKQLRIMEQLGSQIRTLEEHLSQEECSSQALREEVTEKEESLLQLRTAMKELSVQNQELMEHNLTLQERLQGEEAPCGPGLLPVGARLTQKLYGEMAACLCDLRSLCNILTQRAQGHDPNLSMLLGIASPSAVGEQWEDWLSPEGLQKKLQEAQQLRRDVEELRTTVSDRYAQDMGENCITQ; translated from the exons ATGACCACTTCACAGAAATACCAGAACCCCAAACTCGCAG CAGGACACTCGGACACAGAATGGCTGACACCTGCTTTGTCTGAGAAGTTCCAGAGCCGTTTTGGATGGCGGCCCAACACAGCGGACAGTGGGGACACGGGACTGGGTACCTCTGAAG ATATCTGCAGCACTAGTAGCAGTCCCTCTTTCCAGCCCAGCCGCAGTCAGATCCCCATCCCCACTGCCCATGTCATGCCCTCCACCGCCGGAACTCTGGCCTCTAAGCTCAAGCCACGTGCTTCTGAAGAGGCCCGGGCATCCTCCAGCTCTTCCAGCTCCAAGTCATCCCTCCCCAAATCTGCATCCTCCCCCAACCTGGACGCTCAGCACGATGGAAATTTAGATGCAGCTGCGGTCAAGCCTGATTGCCTGAGCCGATACCGCAGCCTAGTTAATGGCTTCGATCACTCGCTCTTTCCATCTGGAGATCAGACGCGGCTGGATGAAGCCCAGAAGTTTGATGTACCTGCCATGGAGCCAACGCTTAATCAGTCGGCTCTGCTTGGGGGACTTTGCCATGATGTACGGCAGCAGCTGCAGATGACCGGGCTTGCAGACAATACAGGCTTGCTAGAACAGACCTATAAAGTCCTACCAGAGGCTAGGGCAGGTCTCACCTGTCCCGTAGACCCAAATGGCCAAAGGAACATTCATCCAGGGTCCGGTGGCTCTGCCAGGATGTTTTCAGTACCTCAGGGCCTGCAGACTCAGGCTCTCCTGAGGGACCAGGCCAACACAGGAGCTTATGATCCACTACTGCAGGAACGCTGTTGTGAACTGGCCAGCTGGCAGCAGCAGAAGCAGAAACTCGAGAGTCTGCGGCTACAGGTGGAACAAATGCAG TTAATGACAGGAGGAAGTGGACAGTATTCATCTCTCTATCCAGCAACCTCTCACACGGAGAACAGCAAGTGGGATGCTGTCATTAAAGCCAATGAGAACTTGCTAAAAGAGAAAGAACTTACCATTGAAAG acagaagcagcagatgtCGCTGCTGGAACAGCGTCTCAGAGAGAGTGAGCTGCAGGTGCACAGTGCCCTCATGGAACGTGGAGCCCCTTACACTGATGTGTGTCTGTTAAGACTGCAG GAAGCCCAACGAGAAAATGCTTTTTTGCGAGCCCAGTTTGCAGAGCGCAGTGACTGCTATACCAGAGAGAAGCTAGAAGCAGACCACAGACTGGGTGCAGTGGAAGCAGAGATGCAACATCTGAATGAGGTCTTGAAAGAGAGCAGTGAAAAACATACAGAAGAGCTAAAGAAACAAGAGGAGAGG ATCCGAAGTCGAGACAAGCATATCAACAGCTTGAAAAAGAAGTGTCAGAAGGAGTCAGAGcagaacagagaaaaacagcagCGGATTGAGACACTCGAGCGATATCTGGCTGACCTTCCCACCATGGAAGACTACCAAGCCCAGCACAAAAAG CTGAAGGAGGCAGAAGAGAGGGCAGATCAGTTGCAAGCCACCATCAGAGACCTGGAAGCACAACTGGAGGAAGCCCGCAGTGTTGTGCGCAACAAAGAAACCCAACTGGAAGAACAGCGACGCAAGGAGAGAGAACTGCTTACAACAGTCACCAG TCTCCAGAACAGAGTGCAGGAGAGCCTTGAAGACGGAGTGAGATTGCCTTCTCTTGACATAGAGAAGCTACGAGAAGAAAACACTACCTTGAAAGATGAGCACCTGCGactcaaaaag GTCATTGAAAAGCAACTCAGGATAATGGAGCAGCTTGGCTCACAGATCAGG ACTCTGGAGGAGCATCTCTCTCAGGAGGAGTGCAGTAGTCAGGCGCTGCGAGAGGAGgtgacagagaaagaggagagtCTGCTGCAGTTACGCACTGCTATGAAAGAG CTCTCAGTGCAGAACCAGGAACTGATGGAACATAATCTGACACTTCAAGAGCGTCTTCAGGGTGAGGAGGCGCCATGTGGCCCTGGTTTGCTCCCTGTGGGAGCCCGGCTCACCCAGAAGCTGTATGGAGAGATGGCCGCCTGTCTGTGTGACCTCCGCTCCCTCTGCAACATCCTCACCCAGCGGGCTCAAGGTCATGACCCAAACCTCTCCATGCTGCTCGGCATTGCCT CTCCCTCTGCAGTAGGAGAGCAGTGGGAGGACTGGCTGAGCCCCGAGGGGCTGCAGAAGAAGCTGCAGGAAGCTCAGCAGCTCCGTCGAGACGTCGAGGAACTGAGAACCACAGTCTCTGACCGCTACGCTCAGGATATGGGAGAAAACTGCATCACTCAGTGA
- the LOC109106054 gene encoding centrosomal protein of 85 kDa-like isoform X1 encodes MTTSQKYQNPKLAAGHSDTEWLTPALSEKFQSRFGWRPNTADSGDTGLGTSEDICSTSSSPSFQPSRSQIPIPTAHVMPSTAGTLASKLKPRASEEARASSSSSSSKSSLPKSASSPNLDAQHDGNLDAAAVKPDCLSRYRSLVNGFDHSLFPSGDQTRLDEAQKFDVPAMEPTLNQSALLGGLCHDVRQQLQMTGLADNTGLLEQTYKVLPEARAGLTCPVDPNGQRNIHPGSGGSARMFSVPQGLQTQALLRDQANTGAYDPLLQERCCELASWQQQKQKLESLRLQVEQMQLMTGGSGQYSSLYPATSHTENSKWDAVIKANENLLKEKELTIERQKQQMSLLEQRLRESELQVHSALMERGAPYTDVCLLRLQEAQRENAFLRAQFAERSDCYTREKLEADHRLGAVEAEMQHLNEVLKESSEKHTEELKKQEERIRSRDKHINSLKKKCQKESEQNREKQQRIETLERYLADLPTMEDYQAQHKKLKEAEERADQLQATIRDLEAQLEEARSVVRNKETQLEEQRRKERELLTTVTSLQNRVQESLEDGVRLPSLDIEKLREENTTLKDEHLRLKKVIEKQLRIMEQLGSQIRTLEEHLSQEECSSQALREEVTEKEESLLQLRTAMKELSVQNQELMEHNLTLQERLQGEEAPCGPGLLPVGARLTQKLYGEMAACLCDLRSLCNILTQRAQGHDPNLSMLLGIASAPSAVGEQWEDWLSPEGLQKKLQEAQQLRRDVEELRTTVSDRYAQDMGENCITQ; translated from the exons ATGACCACTTCACAGAAATACCAGAACCCCAAACTCGCAG CAGGACACTCGGACACAGAATGGCTGACACCTGCTTTGTCTGAGAAGTTCCAGAGCCGTTTTGGATGGCGGCCCAACACAGCGGACAGTGGGGACACGGGACTGGGTACCTCTGAAG ATATCTGCAGCACTAGTAGCAGTCCCTCTTTCCAGCCCAGCCGCAGTCAGATCCCCATCCCCACTGCCCATGTCATGCCCTCCACCGCCGGAACTCTGGCCTCTAAGCTCAAGCCACGTGCTTCTGAAGAGGCCCGGGCATCCTCCAGCTCTTCCAGCTCCAAGTCATCCCTCCCCAAATCTGCATCCTCCCCCAACCTGGACGCTCAGCACGATGGAAATTTAGATGCAGCTGCGGTCAAGCCTGATTGCCTGAGCCGATACCGCAGCCTAGTTAATGGCTTCGATCACTCGCTCTTTCCATCTGGAGATCAGACGCGGCTGGATGAAGCCCAGAAGTTTGATGTACCTGCCATGGAGCCAACGCTTAATCAGTCGGCTCTGCTTGGGGGACTTTGCCATGATGTACGGCAGCAGCTGCAGATGACCGGGCTTGCAGACAATACAGGCTTGCTAGAACAGACCTATAAAGTCCTACCAGAGGCTAGGGCAGGTCTCACCTGTCCCGTAGACCCAAATGGCCAAAGGAACATTCATCCAGGGTCCGGTGGCTCTGCCAGGATGTTTTCAGTACCTCAGGGCCTGCAGACTCAGGCTCTCCTGAGGGACCAGGCCAACACAGGAGCTTATGATCCACTACTGCAGGAACGCTGTTGTGAACTGGCCAGCTGGCAGCAGCAGAAGCAGAAACTCGAGAGTCTGCGGCTACAGGTGGAACAAATGCAG TTAATGACAGGAGGAAGTGGACAGTATTCATCTCTCTATCCAGCAACCTCTCACACGGAGAACAGCAAGTGGGATGCTGTCATTAAAGCCAATGAGAACTTGCTAAAAGAGAAAGAACTTACCATTGAAAG acagaagcagcagatgtCGCTGCTGGAACAGCGTCTCAGAGAGAGTGAGCTGCAGGTGCACAGTGCCCTCATGGAACGTGGAGCCCCTTACACTGATGTGTGTCTGTTAAGACTGCAG GAAGCCCAACGAGAAAATGCTTTTTTGCGAGCCCAGTTTGCAGAGCGCAGTGACTGCTATACCAGAGAGAAGCTAGAAGCAGACCACAGACTGGGTGCAGTGGAAGCAGAGATGCAACATCTGAATGAGGTCTTGAAAGAGAGCAGTGAAAAACATACAGAAGAGCTAAAGAAACAAGAGGAGAGG ATCCGAAGTCGAGACAAGCATATCAACAGCTTGAAAAAGAAGTGTCAGAAGGAGTCAGAGcagaacagagaaaaacagcagCGGATTGAGACACTCGAGCGATATCTGGCTGACCTTCCCACCATGGAAGACTACCAAGCCCAGCACAAAAAG CTGAAGGAGGCAGAAGAGAGGGCAGATCAGTTGCAAGCCACCATCAGAGACCTGGAAGCACAACTGGAGGAAGCCCGCAGTGTTGTGCGCAACAAAGAAACCCAACTGGAAGAACAGCGACGCAAGGAGAGAGAACTGCTTACAACAGTCACCAG TCTCCAGAACAGAGTGCAGGAGAGCCTTGAAGACGGAGTGAGATTGCCTTCTCTTGACATAGAGAAGCTACGAGAAGAAAACACTACCTTGAAAGATGAGCACCTGCGactcaaaaag GTCATTGAAAAGCAACTCAGGATAATGGAGCAGCTTGGCTCACAGATCAGG ACTCTGGAGGAGCATCTCTCTCAGGAGGAGTGCAGTAGTCAGGCGCTGCGAGAGGAGgtgacagagaaagaggagagtCTGCTGCAGTTACGCACTGCTATGAAAGAG CTCTCAGTGCAGAACCAGGAACTGATGGAACATAATCTGACACTTCAAGAGCGTCTTCAGGGTGAGGAGGCGCCATGTGGCCCTGGTTTGCTCCCTGTGGGAGCCCGGCTCACCCAGAAGCTGTATGGAGAGATGGCCGCCTGTCTGTGTGACCTCCGCTCCCTCTGCAACATCCTCACCCAGCGGGCTCAAGGTCATGACCCAAACCTCTCCATGCTGCTCGGCATTGCCT CAGCTCCCTCTGCAGTAGGAGAGCAGTGGGAGGACTGGCTGAGCCCCGAGGGGCTGCAGAAGAAGCTGCAGGAAGCTCAGCAGCTCCGTCGAGACGTCGAGGAACTGAGAACCACAGTCTCTGACCGCTACGCTCAGGATATGGGAGAAAACTGCATCACTCAGTGA